Proteins encoded within one genomic window of Columba livia isolate bColLiv1 breed racing homer chromosome 1, bColLiv1.pat.W.v2, whole genome shotgun sequence:
- the LOC102094311 gene encoding ubiquilin-1 gives MDSSNIIKVTVKTLKQKEQFEVAQSSTIQEFKKEVAKRFKASPDLLVLIFAGKVLKDQDTLSQHGVHSGVNIHVVIRSQQKPQDGLADQERATALMRPPSRSNSNLFYLGSTGHLQNPSLVHHNLSELLTSSQEIVAQTMEDLLSRILASGLDLNTINNNTFLLGFLLGVTGVLLLGLDSTDLLDLVNSIQEEEVPLHSLVREMQTALVRDVLDNADVVRDLLMSSPQMQQLAEENPEICHILTHPQTIREMLEASSSPAVMQEMIRNHDVAMNNLESIPGGFSALEQLYKEVQEPILDAVQMGNSPFAPQDSNPALTGARLPAHTENRRPLPNPWAPRSNGVSGNAGDCDGQFTISSTGDSFTSLSLGPAAGPVVPNSGQVQTMVEQLTGDPELMHSLGSALTNPDSPAQVLLNSAEIPSDGNSPLEDQQVQQLPPELEDAEISSLLRNPRALQALLQIQLGLQTLSTEVPDFILSLQDPSVQLDLESMDDSSQSSESEDGGDFKSDGEQGEHRMEMDEEMPQARFGRQMEQLSAMGFQDQSANLEALIDADGDVSAAVEILAKAPSSDKIP, from the coding sequence ATGGATTCCTCAAATATCATCAAGGTTACTGTGAAGACGCTCAAACAGAAGGAGCAGTttgaggttgctcagagcagCACCATCCAGGagtttaagaaagaagttgccAAACGTTTCAAAGCATCCCCTGATCTGCTGGTCCTGATATTTGCTGGGAAAGTCCTCAAGGATCAAGACACTTTGAGCCAGCATGGAGTTCACAGTGGGGTCAACATCCACGTTGTCATCAGGTCCCAGCAGAAACCACAGGATGGCCTGGCAGATCAAGAAAGAGCGACCGCCCTGATGCGACCTCCCAGCCGCAGCAATTCCAACTTATTCTACTTGGGAAGCACGGGTCATCTGCAAAACCCAAGCTTAGTCCATCACAACTTGTCTGAGCTGTTGACCTCCAGCCAGGAAATAGTGGCACAGACCATGGAGGACCTCTTGTCCAGGATCCTCGCTTCAGGCCTGGATCTGAACACCATCAACAACAACACATTTCTGCTGGGCTTCCTCCTTGGGGTGACGGGTGTACTTCTCCTGGGCCTGGACTCCACAGACCTGTTGGACTTGGTGAACAGCATTCAAGAGGAAGAGGTGCCCCTGCACAGCTTGGTAAGGGAGATGCAGACTGCCTTGGTGCGGGATGTCCTCGACAACGCCGACGTTGTCAGGGacctcctcatgtccagccctCAGATGCAGCAGCTGGCTGAAGAAAATCCTGAGATTTGCCACATTCTCACCCACCCCCAGACTATCAGAGAAATGCTGGAGGCCTCCAGCAGCCCTGCCGTAATGCAGGAGATGATAAGGAACCATGATGTGGCCATGAACAACCTGGAaagcatccctggagggttCAGTGCTCTGGAGCAGCTGTACAAGGAGGTTCAGGAGCCCATCTTGGACGCTGTGCAGATGGGAAACAGCCCCTTTGCTCCCCAGGACAGTAACCCAGCCCTGACGGGAGCCAGGCTACCAGCCCACACCGAAAACCGGAGGCCATTACCCAACCCTTGGGCTCCGCGGTCCAACGGGGTCAGTGGTAATGCAGGGGACTGCGATGGCCAGTTCACCATCAGCAGCACAGGTGACAGTTTTACCTCGCTGAGCTTGGGCCCTGCGGCAGGACCGGTGGTGCCCAACTCGGGGCAGGTTCAGACCATGGTTGAGCAGCTGACAGGAGACCCAGAGCTCATGCACAGCCTGGGGAGCGCGTTAACAAACCCCGACAGCCCCGCACAAGTGCTGCTGAACAGCGCTGAGATACCGAGTGATGGAAATTCTCCACTTGAAGACCAGCAGGTGCAGCAGCTGCCACCGGAGCTGGAGGATGCCGAGATTTCGTCCCTGCTGAGGAACCCGCGGGCGCTGCAGGCGTTGCTGCAGATCCAGCTGGGATTGCAGACCCTCTCGACAGAGGTACCGGATTTTATACTGAGTTTGCAGGACCCAAGTGTGCAGCTGGATCTGGAAAGCATGGACGACTCGTCACAAAGCAGCGAGTCTGAGGATGGTGGAGATTTCAAGTcagatggggagcagggagaacATCGGATGGAGATGGATGAGGAGATGCCACAGGCCAGATTTGGGAGACAAATGGAGCAGCTCAGTGCCATGGGCTTCCAGGACCAGAGCGCAAACTTGGAGGCGCTGATTGATGCAGATGGAGACGTCAGTGCAGCAGTGGAGATACTGGCGAAAGCACCGTCATCGGACAAGATACCGTAA
- the LOC102093938 gene encoding olfactory receptor 51Q1-like: MWLSNSSSSSSHMFILTGIPGLDAAHIWLSVPFTCIYTASLVGNCMILFVIRSDSSLHEPMYQLLSMLAMTDLGLSLSTAPTVMRVFWANCREISFDACFAQVYFVHSFSFMESSVLLAMAFDRYVAICYPLRYTSILTSARTAKIGLAALCRCLFGVLPSLFLLRRLPFCRSHVLSHAYCLHQDLIKLVCADITFNSMYGLAVAILIVVLDPLLILLSYIRICKTIVRFPSRRERLKALNSCLSHVLAVLILYIPMVGLSMVHRFGKNVSPLVHVFLANIYLLVPPVLNPIIYSIKNKQIRRGVLKVLTPRKSFFPWHRST; this comes from the coding sequence ATGTGGTTGTccaacagctccagctcctccagccacaTGTTCATCCTGACGGGCATCCCGGGGCTGGATGCTGCTCACATCTGGCTCTCTGTCCCTTTCACCTGCATTTACACTGCGTCCCTCGTGGGGAACTGCATGATCCTCTTTGTCATCAGGAGCGATTCAAGCCTCCACGAGCCCATGTACCAACTCCTCTCCATGTTGGCCATGACTGACCTGGGCTTGTCTCTGTCTACAGCACCAACTGTGATGAGGGTTTTCTGGGCCAACTGCAGGGAAATCAGTTTTGACGCCTGTTTTGCTCAGGTttattttgttcattctttctccttcatgGAGTCCTCAGTGCTCCTGGCCATGGCCTTTGATCGCTATGTGGCCATCTGCTACCCGCTGAGATACACCTCCATCCTCACCAGTGCCAGGACAGCCAAGATCGGGCTGGCTGCTCTCTGCCGGTGCCTCTTCGGGGTGCTACCATCACTCTTCTTGTTGAGAAGGTTGCCCTTCTGCCGTTCCCATGTGCTGTCCCACGCCTACTGCCTGCACCAGGACCTGATCAAGCTGGTATGTGCAGACATCACGTTCAACAGCATGTACGGGTTAGCTGTGGCCATCCTCATAGTGGTGCTAGACCCACTGCTCATTCTTCTGTCATATATTAGGATTTGTAAGACAATCGTGAGGTTTCCATCCCGGAGGGAGCGTCTCAAGGCTTTGAACAGCTGCCTGTCCCATGTCCTGGCAGTCCTGATTCTGTACATCCCCATGGTTGGCTTGTCCATGGTTCACCGTTTCGGCAAAAATGTTTCCCCTCTCGTTCATGTCTTCCTGGCCAACATCTACCTGCTGGTTCCCCCCGTGCTGAACCCCATCATCTACAGCATAAAAAACAAGCAGATCCGCAGGGGTGTCCTCAAGGTCCTCACGCCAAGGAAGAGCTTCTTCCCTTGGCACCGCAGCACATAA
- the LOC102094124 gene encoding olfactory receptor 52B2, producing the protein MPSCNLTSLRPVTFLLAGIPGMEKLHIWISIPFCSMYLAALLGNGVLLFVIRTERSLHQPMYLLLSMLAVADLVLSTTTVPKMLAVFWFSAGEISFGACLTQMFFLHFTFSAESVILLAMAFDRFVAICEPLRYTAVLTPSVIVKTGLVALLRSFCIIFPCVFLLKRLPFCGHNIIPHTYCEHMGIARLAHADISVNILYGLAVPFAAIVVDVVLIAVSYVLILLALFRLPSRTARHKAFNTCGSHVCVILLFYIPAFFTVLTHRFGQEIPHHVHILLANLYVLFPPLLNPVVYGVRTQQIKEKVVKTFICPKGRLLQE; encoded by the coding sequence ATGCCATCATGCAACCTTACCAGCTTGAGGCCAGTAACATTCCTCCTGGCTGGCATCCCGGGCATGGAGAAGTTGCACATCTGGATCTCCATCCCATTCTGCTCCATGTATCTGGCCGCTCTGCTGGGAAATGGTGTCCTGTTGTTTGTCATCAGGACAGAACGGAGCCTCCACCAGCCCATGTACCTCCTTCTGTCCATGCTGGCCGTCGCTGACCTGGTGCTGTCCACCACGACCGTGCCCAAGATGCTGGCCGTGTTCTGGTTCAGCGCGGGGGAGATTTCCTTCGGTGCCTGCCTGACCCAGATGTTCTTCCTGCACTTCACCTTCTCGGCAGAGTCAGTGATCCTGCTGGCCATGGCGTTCGACCGGTTTGTGGCCATCTGCGAGCCGCTGCGGTACACGGCAGTGCTGACGCCATCAGTCATCGTCAAAACTGGGCTGGTGGCTTTGCTGAGAAGTTTCTGCATCATTTTCCCATGTGTATTTCTGCTGAAGCGGCTGCCGTTCTGCGGGCACAACATCATCCCGCATACCTACTGCGAGCACATGGGCATCGCCCGCCTGGCCCACGCCGACATCTCCGTCAACATCTTGTACGGCCTCGCAGTGCCTTTTGCAGCAATAGTGGTGGACGTTGTGCTCATCGCTGTCTCCTATGTCTTAATTCTTCTGGCATTATTCAGACTCCCTTCCAGGACTGCCCGTCACAAGGCTTTCAACACCTGTGGCTCTCATGTCtgtgttattttgcttttctatattcctgcttttttcactgttttgacGCACCGCTTCGGTCAGGAGATCCCCCACCATGTCCACATTCTCCTGGCCAACCTGTATGTGCTCTTCCCCCCACTGCTGAACCCCGTGGTGTATGGTGTGCGGACACAGCAGATAAAAGAGAAGGTTGTAAAAACGTTCATCTGCCCCAAGGGTCGTTTGCTGCAAGAGTAA